In one window of Vibrio sp. JC009 DNA:
- the glyS gene encoding glycine--tRNA ligase subunit beta — MAKNFLIELGTEELPPTQLRTLAEAFAANFEAGLKDADLAHEGVKWYAAPRRLALKVAALADGQADKVVEKRGPAVSVAFDADGNPTKAAQGWARGNGITVDQADRLKTDKGEWLLFKQEVKGKPASEIVVDLAAKALAHLPIAKPMRWGDKETQFIRPVKTLTILLGDELIAGEILGVASDRTIRGHRFMGEQEFTIDNADQYPAILEERGKVMADYEARKAIIIADSQKAAAAVGGIADLEDDLVEEVASLVEWPVVLTAKFEEEFLKVPAEALVYTMKGDQKYFPVYDENKKLLPNFIFVSNIESKEPRHVIEGNEKVVRPRLADAEFFFNTDRKRPLIDRLPELENAIFQKQLGTIKDKTDRIAVLAGFIAKQIGADVEKSTRAGLLAKCDLMTSMVFEFTDTQGVMGMHYARHDGEDEEVALALNEQYMPRFAGDELPSTAVSTAVAMADKLDTIVGIFGIGQAPKGSDPFALRRASLGVLRMIVENGYKLDLVELIAEAKTLFADKLTNENVEKDVIDFMLGRFRAWYQDEGFSVDIIQAVLARRPTKPADFDQRVKAVSHFRGLDAAESLAAANKRVGNILAKFDGELSDEIDLALLQEDAEKALAENVEVMTEALEPAFATGNYQEALSKLADLREPVDTFFDSVMVMADDEALKKNRLTLLNNLRNLFLQIADISLLQK, encoded by the coding sequence ATGGCGAAGAATTTTCTAATTGAACTGGGTACGGAAGAGCTGCCACCAACACAGCTTCGCACTCTTGCTGAAGCATTTGCTGCTAACTTTGAAGCTGGCCTGAAAGATGCTGACTTAGCGCACGAAGGTGTTAAGTGGTATGCCGCTCCTCGTCGCCTTGCACTGAAAGTTGCTGCACTGGCTGACGGCCAGGCAGACAAGGTTGTTGAAAAGCGTGGCCCTGCAGTCTCTGTAGCATTTGATGCTGACGGTAATCCGACTAAAGCCGCACAAGGCTGGGCTCGTGGTAACGGCATTACTGTTGACCAGGCTGACCGCCTGAAAACAGACAAAGGCGAATGGCTTCTTTTCAAACAAGAAGTAAAAGGCAAGCCAGCTTCTGAGATTGTTGTAGACCTTGCAGCAAAAGCACTGGCTCACCTGCCAATCGCTAAGCCAATGCGCTGGGGTGACAAAGAGACTCAGTTTATCCGTCCGGTTAAAACCCTGACCATCCTTCTGGGTGACGAACTAATCGCGGGTGAAATCCTGGGTGTTGCGTCAGACCGCACTATCCGTGGCCACCGCTTTATGGGTGAGCAGGAATTTACTATCGATAACGCTGACCAGTACCCTGCGATTCTTGAAGAGCGCGGCAAAGTAATGGCGGATTACGAAGCTCGTAAAGCGATTATCATTGCTGATTCTCAGAAAGCTGCAGCCGCTGTTGGCGGTATCGCTGATCTTGAAGACGACCTTGTAGAAGAAGTTGCTTCTCTGGTTGAGTGGCCGGTTGTACTGACTGCAAAATTCGAAGAAGAGTTCCTGAAAGTACCAGCTGAAGCTCTGGTTTACACCATGAAAGGTGACCAGAAATACTTCCCTGTTTACGATGAGAACAAAAAGCTTCTTCCAAACTTTATCTTCGTATCTAACATCGAGTCTAAAGAGCCTCGCCACGTTATCGAAGGTAACGAGAAGGTTGTTCGTCCTCGCCTTGCTGACGCAGAGTTCTTCTTTAATACAGACCGTAAGCGTCCTCTGATTGACCGTCTTCCTGAACTGGAAAACGCTATCTTCCAGAAGCAGCTTGGTACTATCAAAGATAAAACAGATCGCATCGCAGTTCTTGCAGGCTTTATCGCTAAGCAGATCGGTGCTGATGTTGAGAAGTCTACCCGCGCAGGCCTTCTGGCTAAGTGTGACCTGATGACCTCTATGGTATTCGAATTTACCGATACTCAGGGCGTGATGGGTATGCACTACGCTCGCCACGACGGTGAAGACGAAGAAGTAGCACTGGCACTGAACGAGCAGTACATGCCGCGTTTTGCAGGTGATGAACTACCGAGCACAGCCGTTTCTACCGCTGTCGCTATGGCTGACAAGCTGGATACTATCGTTGGTATCTTCGGTATCGGTCAGGCACCAAAAGGTTCTGACCCGTTTGCACTACGCCGCGCATCACTGGGTGTTCTGCGTATGATCGTAGAAAACGGCTACAAGCTGGACCTTGTTGAGCTGATCGCAGAAGCTAAAACTCTGTTTGCCGACAAGCTGACTAACGAAAACGTAGAAAAAGACGTTATCGACTTTATGCTTGGCCGTTTCCGCGCATGGTATCAGGATGAAGGCTTCTCTGTTGACATCATTCAGGCAGTACTGGCACGTCGCCCTACTAAGCCTGCCGATTTCGATCAGCGTGTTAAGGCGGTATCTCACTTCCGTGGCCTGGACGCAGCAGAATCACTTGCAGCAGCGAACAAGCGTGTAGGTAACATTCTGGCTAAGTTCGACGGTGAACTGAGCGATGAAATTGATCTGGCTCTTCTTCAGGAAGATGCAGAAAAAGCTCTGGCTGAAAACGTTGAAGTAATGACAGAAGCACTTGAACCTGCATTTGCAACAGGTAACTACCAGGAAGCGCTAAGCAAACTGGCTGACCTGCGTGAGCCGGTAGATACTTTCTTCGACTCAGTAATGGTTATGGCTGATGATGAAGCGCTTAAGAAGAACCGCTTAACGCTTCTGAATAACCTGCGTAACCTGTTCCTGCAAATTGCGGATATTTCTCTTCTGCAGAAATAA
- the glyQ gene encoding glycine--tRNA ligase subunit alpha: MQKYDIKTFQGMILALQDYWAQQGCTIVQPLDMEVGAGTSHPMTCLRALGPEPIATAYVQPSRRPTDGRYGENPNRLQHYYQFQVIIKPSPDNIQELYLGSLEALGIDPQVHDIRFVEDNWENPTLGAWGLGWEVWLNGMEVTQFTYFQQVGGLECKPVTGEITYGIERLAMYIQGVDSVYDLVWSDGPLGKTTYGDIFHQNEVEQSTYNFEYADVDFLFTFFDQCEKECKELLELEKPLPLPAYERILKAGHAFNLLDARKAISVTERQRYILRIRNLTKGVAEAYYASREALGFPMCKKEGEEK; encoded by the coding sequence ATGCAAAAATACGATATCAAAACCTTTCAAGGTATGATCCTCGCGCTGCAGGATTATTGGGCACAACAGGGCTGTACCATCGTTCAGCCATTAGACATGGAAGTGGGTGCAGGTACTTCTCACCCAATGACGTGCTTACGCGCTCTTGGCCCTGAGCCAATTGCAACCGCTTATGTACAGCCATCACGCCGTCCTACTGACGGTCGTTACGGTGAAAACCCGAACCGCCTGCAACACTACTACCAGTTCCAGGTAATTATTAAGCCATCTCCGGACAACATTCAGGAGCTATACCTTGGCTCTCTTGAAGCTCTGGGTATTGACCCTCAGGTACACGACATCCGTTTCGTGGAAGATAACTGGGAGAACCCGACTCTGGGCGCATGGGGCCTGGGCTGGGAAGTCTGGCTAAACGGCATGGAAGTAACTCAGTTTACTTACTTCCAGCAGGTTGGTGGTCTTGAGTGTAAGCCGGTTACCGGTGAAATCACTTACGGTATCGAACGTCTTGCAATGTACATTCAAGGTGTTGATTCTGTTTATGACCTAGTATGGTCTGACGGCCCGCTGGGCAAAACAACTTACGGTGATATCTTCCACCAGAACGAAGTTGAGCAGTCAACTTACAACTTCGAATACGCAGATGTAGACTTCCTGTTTACTTTCTTCGACCAGTGCGAGAAAGAGTGTAAAGAGCTTCTTGAACTTGAAAAGCCTCTTCCGCTACCGGCTTACGAGCGCATCCTGAAAGCAGGTCATGCATTTAACCTTCTTGATGCACGTAAAGCTATCTCAGTAACTGAGCGCCAGCGTTACATCCTTCGCATCCGCAACCTGACTAAAGGTGTTGCAGAAGCATACTACGCATCGCGTGAAGCTCTTGGCTTCCCAATGTGCAAAAAAGAAGGTGAGGAGAAGTAA
- the tusA gene encoding sulfurtransferase TusA — protein sequence MTFNPELATKILEAEGLRCPEPVMMVRKTIRTMQDGEVLLIKADDPSTTRDIPSFCRFMDHQLIGSQTETLPYQYLIKKGLD from the coding sequence ATGACCTTTAATCCTGAATTGGCAACTAAAATACTGGAAGCGGAAGGACTACGCTGTCCGGAGCCGGTAATGATGGTCAGGAAGACAATTCGTACAATGCAGGATGGAGAAGTTTTGCTGATCAAAGCAGATGATCCATCAACAACCCGTGATATCCCAAGCTTCTGCCGCTTTATGGATCACCAGCTTATAGGATCACAGACAGAAACCCTTCCTTATCAGTACCTGATTAAGAAGGGGCTGGATTAA
- a CDS encoding LysR family transcriptional regulator: protein MELEEIYRRDLNLLVALRVMIEEESVSKAALRLNLSQSAMSRVLGRLRELLDDPLFTRQGHKLLPTEKALELNRSLGEPLETIRAVLSDKVFEPHSCDQTFTIATTDYAMQTILPFALPRIYKEAPNVSLNFLPLQHDQLLDQLTTLGADLAICRPTSSVAPLRSDVLGKVGVFCLLGRNHPLADKEMTLDDYLEYPHAMIAISDGVKALLDDALRDQPERKMLIRAYHLEAALAVFETIPLIITVPADLAYLVAERYDLVIKPLPFEFTPFDYSMIWHQRCEHSPAQEWLRKLLKEECGRLIAKRVEDLGLEG from the coding sequence GTGGAATTAGAAGAAATATACCGCCGGGACCTTAATCTGCTGGTGGCGCTGCGAGTGATGATTGAAGAGGAAAGTGTCAGCAAGGCGGCGCTCAGGCTGAACCTCAGCCAGTCTGCAATGAGCCGTGTACTTGGCCGTCTTCGCGAACTGCTTGATGATCCCCTGTTCACCCGTCAGGGGCATAAACTTCTCCCTACAGAAAAAGCGCTTGAGCTGAACCGCTCTCTGGGTGAGCCTCTAGAGACGATAAGAGCGGTATTGTCTGATAAGGTCTTTGAGCCGCATAGTTGCGATCAGACTTTTACCATAGCAACCACAGATTACGCGATGCAGACCATCCTGCCCTTTGCTCTTCCCCGAATTTATAAAGAAGCGCCAAATGTTTCCCTGAACTTTCTGCCGCTTCAGCATGATCAGTTGCTTGATCAGTTAACAACTCTGGGGGCGGACTTAGCGATTTGTCGTCCTACTTCTTCAGTGGCACCACTAAGAAGTGATGTGCTTGGCAAAGTTGGCGTTTTCTGCCTGCTGGGGCGGAACCACCCTCTGGCTGATAAAGAGATGACGCTGGACGATTACCTTGAGTATCCACATGCAATGATTGCTATCAGCGACGGAGTAAAGGCTTTATTAGATGACGCTCTGCGTGATCAGCCTGAGCGGAAGATGCTTATCCGGGCTTACCACCTTGAAGCGGCACTGGCAGTTTTTGAAACTATTCCTCTTATCATTACAGTCCCAGCTGACTTAGCTTATCTGGTTGCAGAGAGATATGACCTGGTAATTAAACCTCTGCCATTTGAATTTACCCCGTTTGATTATTCGATGATCTGGCATCAAAGATGTGAGCACTCACCAGCGCAGGAGTGGTTAAGAAAGCTGCTTAAGGAAGAGTGTGGCAGGCTGATTGCTAAGCGGGTAGAGGACTTGGGTCTGGAAGGGTAA
- a CDS encoding MDR family oxidoreductase — translation MFKALVLNQEEKRTISAIEQIDEAQLPEGEVLVAVNYTSLNYKDGLAITGKGKIIRNFPMVPGIDMAGKVVSSDDERYKEGDEVVLTGWGVGENHWGGMAERAKLKADWLVPLPKGLDAKKAMMVGTAGFTAMLCVQAIVDSGVKPEDGEILVTGASGGVGSVSVTLLAQLGYKVAAVTGRIEENGPLLEKLGAARCIDRTVFEEPARPLEKQIWAGAVDTVGSKVLAKLLTQMDYGRTVAACGLAGGFDLPTTVMPFILRNVCLQGIDSVSCPTEKRIAAWEKLSELLPESYFEQACTEIDLEEAPKYAEDITNGQVTGRVVIKL, via the coding sequence ATGTTTAAGGCTTTAGTTTTAAATCAAGAAGAAAAACGCACCATTTCAGCAATCGAACAGATCGACGAAGCACAGCTTCCTGAAGGCGAAGTTCTGGTTGCAGTAAATTACACCTCACTTAACTATAAAGATGGCCTGGCAATTACAGGTAAAGGCAAAATCATCCGTAACTTCCCTATGGTTCCGGGTATTGATATGGCTGGTAAAGTAGTGAGTTCTGATGATGAACGCTACAAAGAAGGCGATGAAGTTGTTCTGACTGGCTGGGGTGTTGGCGAAAACCACTGGGGTGGTATGGCTGAACGAGCAAAACTGAAAGCAGACTGGCTGGTTCCTCTGCCAAAGGGTTTAGATGCGAAAAAAGCAATGATGGTTGGTACTGCCGGCTTTACTGCAATGCTGTGTGTTCAGGCAATTGTAGACAGCGGTGTTAAACCTGAAGATGGTGAAATTCTGGTAACCGGTGCAAGTGGTGGCGTTGGTTCTGTATCTGTAACCCTGCTTGCTCAGCTTGGCTACAAGGTTGCTGCTGTAACAGGCCGTATTGAAGAGAACGGTCCGCTGCTGGAAAAACTGGGCGCTGCTCGCTGCATCGACCGTACTGTATTTGAAGAACCGGCTCGTCCGCTTGAAAAGCAGATCTGGGCAGGTGCTGTAGATACTGTTGGCAGCAAAGTACTTGCTAAGCTTCTTACACAAATGGACTACGGCCGCACTGTGGCAGCATGTGGTCTTGCCGGTGGTTTTGACCTTCCGACGACTGTTATGCCATTTATCCTGCGCAACGTATGTCTACAGGGTATCGACTCTGTTTCATGCCCGACCGAAAAACGTATCGCAGCATGGGAGAAACTGTCTGAGCTTCTGCCTGAAAGCTACTTCGAGCAGGCGTGTACTGAGATTGATCTGGAAGAAGCACCGAAATACGCTGAAGATATTACTAACGGTCAGGTAACTGGTCGTGTGGTGATTAAGCTTTAA
- the fadA gene encoding acetyl-CoA C-acyltransferase FadA, with amino-acid sequence MDNAVIVDCIRTPMGRSKGGAFRNIRAEDLSAHLMKGLLARNPQVNPNQIEDIYWGCVQQTLEQGFNIARNAALLANLPKQIGAVTVNRLCGSSMQALHDASRAIMVGDAEICLIGGVEHMGHVPMTHGVDFHPGLSKNLAKAAAMMGLTAEMLGKLHSISREQQDEFAARSHARSYTATKEGRFDNEILPTEGHDSDGSLILLRHDEVIRPETSVEGLSQLKPVFDPKNGTVTAGSSSALSDGASAMLVMSESKARDLGVPIRAKVKSMAVVGYDPSIMGYGPVPATEKALKRAGLSIEDMDLIELNEAFAAQALPCVKDLGLMDIMDKKVNLNGGAIALGHPLGCSGARISTTLINLMESKDAQFGLATMCIGLGQGIATIFERP; translated from the coding sequence ATGGATAATGCAGTGATCGTTGATTGTATCCGCACCCCAATGGGACGTTCCAAAGGTGGCGCATTCAGAAACATCCGGGCTGAAGACCTTTCTGCTCATCTGATGAAAGGTCTTCTTGCCCGCAACCCACAGGTAAACCCGAACCAGATCGAAGATATTTACTGGGGCTGCGTTCAGCAAACCCTTGAGCAGGGATTTAACATTGCCCGAAATGCAGCTCTGCTTGCTAATCTTCCCAAACAGATTGGCGCTGTAACCGTTAACCGGCTTTGCGGCTCTTCAATGCAGGCTCTTCACGATGCATCCAGGGCAATTATGGTGGGTGATGCAGAAATCTGTCTGATTGGCGGAGTGGAGCATATGGGACATGTACCCATGACTCACGGTGTGGACTTTCACCCCGGCTTATCCAAAAACCTTGCTAAAGCCGCCGCAATGATGGGGTTAACAGCAGAGATGCTCGGTAAACTTCACAGCATTTCCCGTGAACAGCAGGATGAATTTGCAGCCCGCTCTCATGCCCGCTCCTATACGGCCACCAAAGAAGGGCGCTTTGACAATGAAATTCTTCCAACAGAGGGGCATGATTCTGATGGGTCACTAATCTTACTGAGACACGATGAGGTTATCCGACCGGAAACTTCAGTTGAAGGACTATCCCAGCTAAAACCTGTTTTCGATCCTAAAAACGGTACCGTAACCGCCGGCTCATCATCGGCGCTTTCCGATGGCGCATCAGCCATGCTGGTGATGAGTGAAAGCAAAGCCAGAGATCTGGGTGTGCCTATCCGTGCGAAAGTGAAATCTATGGCCGTCGTCGGTTACGATCCCTCTATCATGGGATATGGTCCTGTCCCGGCAACTGAAAAAGCACTAAAACGCGCAGGCCTGTCTATTGAAGATATGGACTTAATTGAACTGAACGAAGCCTTTGCCGCTCAGGCCCTTCCCTGCGTAAAAGACTTAGGACTAATGGATATTATGGATAAAAAAGTAAACCTGAACGGCGGAGCCATAGCCCTGGGCCACCCGCTAGGTTGCTCAGGAGCCAGAATATCCACCACCCTAATCAATCTGATGGAATCCAAAGACGCACAATTTGGCCTGGCGACCATGTGTATCGGACTAGGCCAGGGCATAGCCACAATATTCGAACGCCCATAA
- the fadB gene encoding fatty acid oxidation complex subunit alpha FadB: MIYKADTLQVKQLSNGLAELCFCAPASVNKLDLATLDSLDKALDAILANAEISGLMLTSDKDSFIVGADITEFLGLFAKPEAELDHWLQYANAIFDKLEDLPFPTLSMIKGYALGGGCECVLATDFRIGDKTTSIGLPETSLGIMPGFGGSVRMPRIIGADPAMELIATGKPLRAEEALKTGLLDAVVESEALQESAINTLTLAIGQLLDWQSRRKQKTAALTLNKTEATMSFTTAKGLVMQKAGPHYPAPVTSVIAIEEAATMERNAALDIERKHFIRLAKSEEAKSLVGIFLNDQYIKGLAKKRAQSANKETKQAAVLGAGIMGGGIAYQSAFKGTPVVMKDIAHSSLKLGMSEASKLLNKQLERGRIDGLKMGQVLSSITPAMSYSGIEQADIIVEAVVENPKIKAAVLREVEGHVPEDTVIASNTSTIQINLLASSLERPENFCGMHFFNPVHRMPLVEIIRGEKTSEETINRVVAYATKMGKSPVVVNDCPGFFVNRVLFSYFRGFSSLIRCGADFTEVDKVMEKKFGWPMGPAYLLDVVGIDTAHHARAVIAEGFPERMAKRGRSAVDALFEAERFGQKNNKGFYSYTTNKKGHPVKAFDESVLPLLNEVRTGSGSFDEETIIQHMMIPMINEVVLCLEEGIVASPQEADMALVYGLGFPPFRGGVFRYLDSISINKYIEQATKYQDLGPLYQIPQLLLNMAKDGQSFYLSQQKSSV; encoded by the coding sequence ATGATCTATAAAGCCGATACGCTACAGGTAAAGCAGCTAAGCAACGGACTTGCTGAGCTCTGCTTTTGTGCCCCTGCCTCTGTAAATAAGCTCGATCTTGCCACCCTGGACTCTCTGGATAAAGCGCTTGATGCCATACTGGCTAACGCTGAAATCAGCGGTCTTATGCTTACATCAGATAAAGACAGCTTTATTGTCGGGGCTGATATCACCGAGTTTTTGGGGCTGTTTGCTAAACCAGAAGCGGAACTGGACCACTGGCTGCAGTATGCCAACGCTATCTTTGATAAGCTGGAAGATCTGCCATTCCCTACTCTTTCCATGATCAAAGGATATGCGCTTGGAGGTGGATGTGAGTGTGTACTCGCTACCGACTTCCGCATTGGAGACAAAACCACCAGCATAGGATTACCTGAAACCTCTCTTGGCATTATGCCGGGCTTTGGCGGCTCAGTACGCATGCCCCGTATTATTGGCGCGGATCCGGCCATGGAGTTAATTGCCACCGGCAAGCCTCTGCGGGCAGAAGAGGCACTCAAGACCGGTTTACTGGATGCTGTGGTCGAGTCAGAGGCGCTTCAGGAATCAGCAATCAATACTCTTACTCTTGCTATCGGTCAGCTGCTTGACTGGCAGAGCAGACGCAAACAAAAAACAGCAGCTCTGACACTAAACAAAACCGAAGCCACCATGAGCTTTACCACGGCAAAAGGTCTGGTAATGCAAAAGGCCGGCCCGCACTATCCTGCCCCTGTCACTTCGGTTATTGCGATAGAAGAAGCGGCAACGATGGAACGCAATGCGGCACTGGACATTGAACGTAAGCACTTTATCAGACTGGCCAAGTCTGAAGAGGCTAAGTCTCTGGTGGGAATATTCCTTAATGATCAGTACATAAAGGGACTGGCCAAAAAGCGGGCCCAATCAGCCAATAAAGAGACTAAACAGGCAGCTGTTCTGGGGGCAGGAATTATGGGCGGAGGTATCGCCTATCAGTCAGCATTTAAAGGGACACCTGTTGTAATGAAAGATATCGCTCACTCTTCACTGAAACTGGGAATGAGCGAAGCTTCCAAGCTACTGAACAAGCAACTTGAACGCGGAAGAATTGACGGTCTGAAAATGGGACAGGTCCTTTCATCCATCACGCCTGCCATGAGCTATTCCGGCATAGAGCAGGCTGACATTATTGTAGAAGCCGTTGTTGAAAACCCGAAAATCAAGGCAGCAGTGCTGAGAGAAGTGGAAGGACATGTTCCGGAAGACACGGTAATAGCCTCAAACACCTCAACCATTCAAATCAACCTGCTGGCCAGTTCACTTGAGCGTCCGGAAAATTTCTGCGGGATGCACTTTTTCAACCCGGTACACAGAATGCCTCTGGTAGAAATCATCCGCGGAGAAAAAACTTCTGAAGAAACCATCAACCGGGTTGTCGCATACGCAACAAAAATGGGTAAATCTCCGGTAGTGGTTAACGACTGCCCCGGTTTCTTCGTCAATCGCGTGCTGTTTTCCTACTTTCGCGGGTTCAGTTCACTTATACGTTGTGGAGCTGACTTTACCGAGGTCGATAAAGTAATGGAGAAAAAATTTGGCTGGCCAATGGGGCCTGCCTACCTGCTTGATGTCGTGGGCATCGATACCGCTCACCACGCCAGAGCAGTTATCGCTGAAGGCTTCCCGGAAAGAATGGCAAAAAGAGGCCGCAGTGCTGTTGATGCTCTGTTTGAGGCTGAGCGCTTTGGGCAAAAAAACAATAAGGGCTTCTACTCTTATACCACTAACAAAAAAGGTCACCCGGTGAAAGCCTTTGATGAAAGCGTTCTGCCCCTCTTAAATGAAGTGCGCACAGGTTCCGGCAGTTTCGATGAAGAGACCATTATCCAGCACATGATGATTCCTATGATCAATGAAGTCGTACTCTGTCTGGAAGAGGGTATTGTTGCTTCACCCCAGGAGGCAGATATGGCACTGGTGTACGGGCTGGGCTTTCCTCCTTTCAGGGGCGGGGTTTTCCGTTACCTGGACAGTATTAGTATTAACAAATATATCGAACAAGCCACTAAATATCAGGATCTTGGCCCTCTGTACCAGATACCTCAGCTATTGCTGAATATGGCAAAAGACGGGCAGTCTTTTTACCTGTCACAGCAGAAAAGCTCTGTTTAG
- a CDS encoding YigZ family protein: protein MSDQPYLIPEAAVTFEEEIKKSVFITYLAHTPSVESAKAFVEQIKAKHSDARHNCWGFVAGRPEDSMKWGFSDDGEPSGTAGKPILAQLSGSGVGEITAVVTRYSGGIKLGTGGLVKAYGGGVQQALKLLQTIEKKITTRLHLTLDYALMPLTQSLVSQYDAVELDASYGERIELVIELEKLVAEEFKQSVVNKSGAKVIVSDNKD, encoded by the coding sequence ATGAGTGACCAACCCTATTTAATTCCCGAAGCAGCGGTGACTTTTGAAGAAGAAATAAAGAAGAGCGTCTTTATTACTTATCTGGCACATACTCCGTCAGTGGAGTCAGCGAAAGCCTTTGTTGAACAGATAAAAGCAAAGCACTCGGATGCAAGGCATAACTGCTGGGGATTTGTGGCAGGCAGGCCGGAAGATTCAATGAAGTGGGGATTCAGTGATGACGGTGAACCTTCTGGAACCGCTGGCAAACCTATTCTTGCTCAGCTTAGCGGATCGGGTGTAGGAGAGATAACCGCCGTTGTTACCCGCTATTCCGGTGGTATTAAATTAGGTACCGGCGGACTGGTTAAAGCCTATGGTGGCGGTGTTCAGCAGGCGCTTAAGTTACTTCAAACTATTGAGAAAAAAATCACAACCAGACTTCATCTGACGTTAGACTACGCTTTGATGCCGTTAACGCAGTCACTTGTCAGCCAATATGACGCTGTAGAGCTTGATGCGAGCTATGGTGAGCGTATAGAGTTGGTTATTGAGCTGGAAAAGCTGGTGGCTGAAGAGTTTAAGCAGTCTGTAGTCAATAAAAGTGGTGCAAAGGTTATTGTCTCCGATAACAAGGATTAG
- a CDS encoding TrkH family potassium uptake protein: MEFRSITRIVGLLLALFSVSMLAPAFVALIFRDGAGVPFVTTFFVLLVCGGICWFPNRYHKRDLKARDGFLIVVLFWTVIGSAGALPFLLSENPAISITDAFFESFSALTTTGATVIVGLDELPKAILFYRQILQWFGGMGIIVLAVAILPVLGIGGMQLYRAEIPGPVKDSKMTPRIAETAKVLWYIYLGLTIACAGAFWVAGMSLFDAICHSFSTIAIGGFSTHDASMGYFDSSAINMITVVFLLISGCNFSLHFAAFASGGVHPQYYTKDPEFRAFFFIQFVLFAICFLLLLKHHSYDSVYDAFDQALFQTVSISTTAGFTTTGFAEWPLFLPVLLLFSSFIGGCAGSTGGGMKVIRILLLTLQGSREIKRLIHPRAVFTIKLGDKALPQRVVDAVWGFFSAYALVFVICMLALIATGIDELSAFSAVASTLNNLGPGLGDVALHYGDINDKAKWVLVVSMLFGRLEIFTLLILFTPTFWRS, translated from the coding sequence ATGGAATTTCGTTCAATAACCCGTATTGTGGGACTGCTTCTGGCACTGTTTAGTGTATCTATGCTTGCGCCAGCTTTTGTCGCATTAATCTTTCGTGATGGTGCCGGTGTTCCCTTTGTCACTACTTTTTTTGTTCTTCTGGTGTGCGGCGGTATCTGCTGGTTTCCCAACCGCTACCATAAAAGAGATCTTAAGGCCCGTGATGGCTTCCTTATTGTGGTTCTGTTCTGGACCGTTATCGGCAGTGCGGGCGCGTTGCCGTTTCTGCTTTCTGAGAACCCGGCTATATCTATTACAGATGCTTTCTTTGAATCCTTCTCTGCCTTAACCACAACGGGTGCTACTGTTATTGTCGGGCTCGATGAACTGCCTAAAGCGATATTGTTCTATCGCCAGATCCTGCAGTGGTTTGGTGGTATGGGTATTATTGTGCTGGCGGTAGCGATACTGCCTGTGCTGGGTATCGGTGGTATGCAGCTGTACCGGGCGGAGATCCCGGGGCCGGTTAAAGACAGTAAAATGACCCCAAGGATTGCAGAGACAGCCAAGGTGCTTTGGTATATCTATCTGGGGCTGACTATTGCTTGTGCCGGAGCCTTCTGGGTGGCGGGGATGAGCCTGTTTGATGCTATCTGTCACAGCTTCTCTACTATTGCTATTGGTGGCTTCTCTACACATGATGCAAGTATGGGGTACTTTGACAGCTCCGCCATCAATATGATTACGGTGGTTTTCCTGCTGATATCCGGTTGTAACTTCTCTCTGCACTTTGCTGCTTTTGCCTCGGGTGGGGTGCATCCGCAGTACTACACCAAAGATCCAGAGTTCAGGGCTTTCTTCTTTATTCAGTTTGTACTCTTTGCCATCTGTTTCCTCTTATTACTTAAGCATCACTCTTATGACTCTGTTTATGATGCTTTTGATCAGGCCCTGTTCCAGACAGTATCGATTTCTACTACTGCCGGGTTTACTACCACAGGTTTTGCTGAGTGGCCGCTGTTTTTGCCGGTTCTGCTTCTGTTCTCTTCTTTTATTGGTGGCTGTGCCGGTTCTACTGGTGGTGGTATGAAGGTTATCCGTATTCTTTTGCTGACTCTTCAGGGCTCGCGGGAAATTAAACGCCTGATTCACCCAAGAGCGGTATTTACAATCAAGCTTGGAGATAAAGCACTTCCGCAGCGGGTTGTGGATGCGGTATGGGGATTCTTCTCTGCTTATGCGCTGGTATTTGTTATCTGTATGCTGGCATTGATAGCAACAGGTATTGATGAGCTAAGTGCATTTTCTGCTGTAGCTTCAACTCTTAATAACCTGGGGCCTGGACTCGGGGATGTGGCGCTTCACTATGGTGATATCAATGATAAAGCTAAGTGGGTGCTGGTTGTTTCCATGCTGTTCGGCCGCCTGGAAATATTTACCCTGTTAATCTTATTTACTCCTACGTTCTGGCGTAGCTAA